A single region of the Prochlorococcus marinus str. MIT 0917 genome encodes:
- a CDS encoding glycosyltransferase family 4 protein: MKIAFFTETFLPKVDGIVTRLTKTIQNLVESGDEVTVFCPEGCPSSYMGAKVVGVPAMPLPLYPELKLGLPGPGVSDELENFKPDLIHVVNPAVLGLGGIWLAKTNNIPLVASYHTHLPKYLEHYGMGMLEPLLWELLKAAHNQATLNLCTSTAMVQELSEKGIQNTDLWQRGVDTDIFKPELRDEQMRKRLLGNFSDEGSLLIYVGRLSAEKQIERIKPVLEALPSTRLALVGDGPYRQQLEKIFQGTSTTFVGYLSGNELASAYASGDAFLFPSSTETLGLVLLEAMAAGCPVVGANKGGIPDIISDGENGCLYNPDGENDGASSLIEATKKLLGNEIERSAMRKAARSEAERWGWAGATKQLRNYYEDVLDKKQSNVAA, translated from the coding sequence GTGAAAATAGCTTTTTTTACAGAAACTTTCCTACCCAAAGTAGATGGGATAGTCACTCGTTTAACTAAAACAATCCAAAATTTAGTTGAATCTGGTGATGAAGTAACCGTTTTTTGTCCAGAAGGCTGTCCATCAAGCTATATGGGTGCAAAAGTTGTCGGTGTCCCCGCGATGCCATTACCCTTATATCCTGAACTCAAATTAGGGCTTCCTGGACCAGGTGTTTCAGATGAATTAGAAAACTTTAAACCTGACTTGATACATGTTGTTAACCCTGCTGTACTTGGATTGGGAGGGATCTGGCTAGCTAAAACAAACAATATCCCCCTTGTAGCGAGCTACCATACTCATTTACCAAAGTATTTAGAACACTATGGGATGGGTATGTTAGAGCCGCTTTTATGGGAATTGTTAAAAGCTGCTCATAATCAAGCAACTTTAAATTTATGTACTTCCACGGCAATGGTGCAGGAACTCTCAGAAAAAGGAATTCAAAATACAGACTTATGGCAAAGAGGAGTTGATACGGATATTTTCAAACCAGAGCTAAGAGATGAGCAAATGAGAAAACGTCTTTTAGGCAACTTTAGCGATGAAGGATCGCTATTGATTTATGTAGGAAGACTCTCTGCAGAAAAACAAATAGAAAGAATTAAACCTGTGCTTGAAGCACTACCTAGCACTCGTCTAGCACTTGTTGGGGATGGTCCATATAGACAACAATTAGAAAAAATTTTCCAGGGCACCTCTACTACCTTTGTGGGATATTTAAGTGGGAATGAACTAGCAAGTGCTTATGCATCAGGTGATGCTTTCTTATTCCCCTCAAGCACAGAAACCCTGGGATTAGTTCTTTTGGAAGCAATGGCTGCTGGATGCCCAGTTGTAGGAGCAAATAAAGGTGGAATACCAGATATCATTTCAGATGGAGAAAATGGATGCCTGTACAATCCTGATGGAGAAAATGATGGGGCTTCAAGTTTAATTGAGGCTACAAAAAAATTGTTGGGCAATGAAATAGAACGCTCAGCAATGAGAAAAGCAGCTCGTTCAGAGGCTGAGAGATGGGGATGGGCAGGAGCTACAAAACAATTGAGAAATTATTACGAAGACGTACTAGACAAAAAACAATCAAATGTCGCTGCTTAG
- a CDS encoding glycosyltransferase: MALAKISGENRRIKSILFLICCALVGIFPHLIDPSKNLLPSITLAVLLGGYGLRVVLQDRRDNYQLQKEYLIKDAKFIETLPKVDVLVAALDEENVIERLVSRLLSIEYPEEKLSLWIIDDGSQDRTPDLLQKLSRSFSRINVLSRPLMSGGGKSGALNSVLNKTDGEWLFILDADAQLQSDVLLRAIALALHGGWSAVQLRKSVVNCELNPIASYQAMEMAMDAVIQRGRLACGGVSELRGNGQLINRKVLESCGGFNEQTITDDLDLSFRFLLTRSPIVIMWDPPIQEEAVESLSALFRQRKRWAEGGLQRFFDYWPLLISKRLSNFKKIDLSCFFLLQYVLPVVAFIDFIASLLLYERPLYWPLSIVAFGISSVAFWKGCSQNSEGPSLPSPNFFNILGATIYLAHWFVVIPFVVIKMSLFRKTLIWEKTDHIGS, translated from the coding sequence ATGGCTTTAGCCAAAATCAGTGGAGAAAACCGACGCATTAAATCAATATTGTTTTTGATTTGTTGCGCTTTGGTAGGAATTTTTCCTCATTTAATTGACCCTAGCAAGAATTTATTACCTTCAATTACTTTGGCTGTCTTACTGGGTGGGTATGGTTTAAGAGTTGTTTTACAAGATCGTAGGGATAATTATCAATTACAAAAAGAGTATTTAATTAAGGATGCAAAATTTATTGAAACGCTTCCCAAAGTAGATGTATTGGTGGCAGCACTTGATGAAGAAAATGTAATAGAGAGACTGGTTTCAAGACTTTTATCAATTGAATACCCAGAGGAGAAGCTTTCTCTATGGATAATTGATGATGGAAGTCAAGATCGAACACCTGATTTATTACAAAAATTGAGTAGAAGTTTCTCAAGAATCAATGTTTTAAGTCGTCCATTGATGAGTGGTGGTGGTAAATCAGGAGCTCTGAATTCTGTATTGAATAAAACTGATGGAGAATGGTTATTTATTCTTGATGCGGACGCACAACTACAGAGCGATGTATTACTTAGAGCAATAGCTCTTGCTTTGCATGGGGGATGGTCTGCTGTGCAGTTAAGAAAATCAGTTGTTAATTGTGAGTTGAATCCAATTGCTTCATATCAAGCAATGGAGATGGCAATGGATGCTGTTATTCAAAGGGGCAGACTCGCTTGTGGTGGTGTTTCGGAGCTCAGAGGTAATGGTCAATTAATTAATAGAAAAGTACTTGAATCTTGTGGAGGCTTTAATGAACAAACTATCACTGACGATTTAGATTTAAGTTTTCGATTTTTATTAACCCGTTCGCCAATAGTAATAATGTGGGATCCACCTATTCAAGAGGAAGCAGTAGAATCATTGTCTGCTTTATTTCGACAAAGGAAAAGATGGGCTGAGGGTGGTTTGCAAAGGTTTTTCGATTACTGGCCCTTATTGATCTCGAAACGCTTATCCAACTTTAAGAAAATAGATTTATCTTGCTTTTTCTTGTTGCAATATGTTTTACCAGTTGTTGCATTTATAGATTTTATTGCATCACTTCTTTTATATGAGAGGCCACTATATTGGCCACTATCTATAGTTGCATTTGGTATTTCTAGTGTAGCTTTTTGGAAAGGATGTTCTCAAAATAGTGAAGGTCCAAGCTTACCATCGCCTAATTTTTTTAATATACTTGGAGCAACAATTTATCTTGCACATTGGTTTGTTGTTATTCCCTTTGTAGTCATCAAAATGTCATTATTTCGTAAGACTTTAATATGGGAAAAAACAGATCATATTGGTTCTTAA
- the gcvP gene encoding aminomethyl-transferring glycine dehydrogenase, protein MSKAELKDFTFKSRHVGPTNEEEAFMLQHLGFDNLEDFISSVIPNEIFDAENNGVSISCGCDQNEALKEINIISKKNIEHRSLIGLGYHSTVIPPVVQRNVLENPNWYTAYTPYQAEISQGRLEALFNFQTLISELTALPIANASLLDEATAVAEAISLSLAVRKNKNANKFLVDQETLPQTFDVLKTRCEPLGIVLEFFDNKNFEIDNNVFGILIQLPGKNGRIWDPTSVINKVHKCDAIVTISIDPLAQVLIKPMGEFGADIVVGSAQRFGVPIAFGGPHAAFFATKEIYKRQIPGRIVGQSVDVEGNQALRLALQTREQHIRRDKATSNICTAQVLLAVLSSFYAVHHGPNGLKKIANKILKYRSDFEYILSDLEYTIDRYSGFDSIDIYCAEASKVILSASEEGYNLRVLPIGSDINNAKGFGVTFDELTCDQEIYKLHQILANVKGKNVNDISKIIKENDPLIDIPLREKPWLEQPVFNQYQSETDLMRYIHFLVSKDFSLVQGMIPLGSCTMKLNAAAELLPIEWSEFASIHPFAPTTQLAGYKEIINDLESWLSALTGFQGVSLQPNAGSQGEFAGLLVIRSWHQSLGEGHRNICLIPTSAHGTNPASAVMSGFKVVSVKCDEYGNVDLEDLRNKAKIHSKNLASLMVTYPSTHGVFEPNIREICQVIHQEGGQVYLDGANLNAQVGICRPGTYGIDVCHLNLHKTFSIPHGGGGPGVGPIAVAGHLVPYLPGHSIVKCGGKKAISAVSSAPFGSAGILPISWMYIRMMGKDGLRKASSIAILSANYLAKRLDAYYPVLFKDPNGLVAHECILDLRPLKSQLGIEVEDIAKRLMDYGFHAPTISWPVAGTLMVEPTESESLSELNRFCEAMIGIREEIEQIKLGKIDPINNPLKQSPHTLKTVTSDDWDRPYSRKEAAFPLSSQEKYKFWPSVSRINNAYGDRNLICSCPSVQDLEDTNSI, encoded by the coding sequence ATGTCAAAAGCAGAATTAAAGGATTTCACTTTTAAGTCTCGCCATGTAGGTCCAACCAACGAAGAGGAAGCTTTTATGCTTCAACATCTTGGTTTTGACAATTTGGAAGATTTCATTTCTTCTGTCATTCCTAATGAAATCTTTGATGCAGAAAATAATGGTGTTTCTATTTCATGTGGGTGTGATCAAAATGAAGCGTTAAAAGAAATCAATATTATTTCCAAGAAAAATATTGAACATCGATCGTTGATTGGCCTTGGTTATCATTCGACAGTCATACCTCCAGTCGTACAAAGAAATGTTCTAGAAAATCCCAATTGGTATACGGCTTATACTCCTTATCAAGCAGAAATATCCCAAGGCAGATTAGAAGCCTTATTTAATTTTCAAACTTTAATAAGTGAATTAACAGCTTTACCTATCGCAAATGCATCTTTACTTGATGAAGCAACTGCGGTAGCTGAGGCAATAAGTTTGAGTTTGGCTGTTAGAAAAAATAAAAATGCTAATAAATTTTTAGTAGATCAAGAAACTCTGCCTCAAACATTTGACGTCTTAAAAACTCGATGTGAGCCACTGGGGATTGTACTTGAGTTCTTTGATAATAAGAATTTTGAAATTGATAATAATGTCTTCGGAATACTTATTCAGTTACCTGGAAAAAATGGTCGTATTTGGGACCCAACTTCAGTAATTAATAAAGTACATAAATGTGATGCAATTGTAACGATATCAATTGATCCCTTGGCTCAAGTTTTGATTAAACCAATGGGAGAATTTGGTGCGGATATTGTTGTTGGAAGTGCGCAAAGATTTGGAGTGCCTATTGCATTTGGTGGACCACATGCAGCTTTTTTTGCAACTAAAGAAATATATAAAAGACAAATACCAGGAAGGATTGTTGGCCAATCAGTTGATGTAGAGGGAAATCAAGCTTTGAGACTTGCCCTTCAAACAAGAGAGCAACATATTCGAAGGGATAAAGCAACAAGTAATATATGCACTGCTCAAGTTTTATTAGCTGTTCTTTCTTCTTTTTATGCAGTTCATCATGGTCCAAATGGGCTTAAGAAAATTGCAAACAAGATCCTTAAATATAGATCTGATTTTGAATATATTTTAAGTGACTTAGAATATACCATAGATAGATATTCCGGGTTTGATAGTATTGACATATATTGTGCAGAAGCATCAAAAGTTATTCTGTCAGCTTCAGAAGAAGGATATAACCTTAGAGTTCTTCCTATTGGATCTGATATTAATAATGCTAAGGGTTTTGGAGTGACTTTTGATGAATTAACTTGTGATCAAGAAATTTATAAATTGCATCAAATACTTGCAAATGTTAAAGGAAAAAATGTTAATGATATTTCTAAGATTATTAAGGAGAATGATCCACTAATAGATATTCCACTTCGTGAAAAACCTTGGCTTGAACAACCGGTATTTAATCAATATCAAAGTGAGACTGATTTAATGAGATACATACATTTTTTAGTTTCGAAAGATTTTTCTCTAGTGCAAGGAATGATTCCTCTGGGGAGTTGCACAATGAAATTGAATGCAGCTGCGGAACTTTTACCCATTGAATGGAGCGAGTTTGCTTCTATTCATCCTTTTGCTCCTACTACTCAATTAGCTGGATACAAGGAAATCATTAATGACCTTGAAAGTTGGCTTTCTGCTTTAACTGGCTTTCAGGGTGTTTCTCTGCAGCCAAATGCAGGTTCTCAAGGAGAATTTGCTGGTTTGCTTGTAATACGTTCTTGGCATCAGTCTCTTGGTGAGGGGCATAGAAATATTTGCTTGATTCCCACTAGTGCACACGGTACAAATCCAGCTAGTGCAGTCATGTCTGGTTTTAAAGTTGTCTCTGTTAAATGTGATGAATATGGCAATGTTGATTTGGAAGACTTAAGAAATAAAGCAAAGATTCATTCAAAGAATTTGGCTTCATTGATGGTTACCTATCCTTCAACACATGGTGTATTTGAGCCGAATATTCGTGAAATTTGCCAAGTCATTCATCAAGAGGGTGGTCAGGTCTATTTGGATGGGGCAAATCTGAATGCTCAAGTAGGTATTTGCAGGCCTGGAACTTATGGCATAGATGTCTGTCATTTAAATCTTCATAAAACTTTTTCAATTCCTCATGGAGGAGGAGGTCCAGGCGTAGGCCCCATAGCTGTTGCAGGCCATTTGGTTCCTTATCTTCCTGGACATTCAATAGTTAAGTGTGGAGGCAAAAAGGCTATTTCGGCAGTCTCTTCAGCTCCATTTGGCAGCGCTGGAATATTGCCGATTAGTTGGATGTACATTCGAATGATGGGTAAAGATGGGTTACGCAAAGCAAGTTCAATTGCAATCCTTTCTGCTAATTATTTAGCCAAACGTCTTGATGCTTATTATCCAGTTTTATTTAAAGATCCCAATGGCTTGGTAGCTCATGAATGCATATTAGACTTACGACCTTTAAAGAGTCAGTTAGGTATAGAAGTTGAGGATATTGCAAAGAGATTGATGGATTATGGATTTCATGCTCCAACAATCAGTTGGCCAGTTGCTGGAACTTTGATGGTTGAACCAACAGAAAGTGAAAGTTTGTCTGAATTAAATCGTTTTTGTGAGGCGATGATTGGAATACGAGAAGAAATTGAACAAATTAAATTAGGAAAGATTGATCCTATTAATAATCCTTTAAAACAATCTCCTCATACTTTAAAAACAGTTACATCCGATGATTGGGATAGACCTTATTCTCGTAAAGAAGCAGCTTTCCCTTTGAGCAGCCAGGAAAAATATAAATTTTGGCCATCAGTTTCACGTATTAATAATGCTTATGGAGACAGAAATTTGATATGTAGTTGTCCTTCCGTTCAAGACTTAGAAGATACTAATTCTATTTGA
- the rpmI gene encoding 50S ribosomal protein L35 gives MPKLKTRKAAAKRFKATGTGKFMRRRAFHNHLLDHKSPKLKRHLKTKAVVDERDAENVSLMLPYA, from the coding sequence ATGCCAAAGCTCAAGACCCGCAAAGCTGCTGCAAAGCGGTTCAAAGCAACAGGCACTGGCAAGTTCATGAGACGTCGTGCATTTCACAATCACTTACTCGACCATAAGAGCCCTAAATTAAAAAGGCACCTTAAAACAAAAGCAGTCGTAGACGAACGTGATGCAGAAAACGTAAGCCTTATGCTTCCCTATGCTTAA
- a CDS encoding NAD-dependent epimerase/dehydratase family protein yields the protein MKVFVLGGDGFCGWPCAVNLADKGHDVFIVDNLSRRKIDIDLEVESLTPITSIGERIKAWSEIGGKPIQFIHLDLASEYQKLLDLLIEEKPDSIIHFAEQRAAPYSMKSSATKRYTVDNNVNGTHNLLAAIVESQLDVHIVHLGTMGVYGYGSHRGATIPEGYLKVEVPQPDGSRFEEEILHPASPGSVYHMTKTLDQLLFLYYNKNDQIRITDLHQGIVWGTNTDVTSRDPRLTNRFDYDGDYGTVLNRFLMQAAIGYPLTVHGTGGQTRAFIHIQDSVKCVQLALENPPEKGERVKIFNQMTESHQVGELAKKVASLTGAKINYLPNPRNEAVENDLIVDNRCFIELGLDPTTLDNGLLEEVVNVAKKFSNRCDLKRIPCVSAWTSTQAKAIKKS from the coding sequence ATGAAAGTTTTCGTTCTTGGTGGTGACGGCTTCTGCGGATGGCCTTGTGCAGTAAATCTTGCTGACAAGGGTCATGATGTCTTCATCGTGGATAATCTCAGTCGTCGAAAAATCGATATAGACCTTGAAGTTGAATCCTTAACTCCAATTACAAGTATTGGTGAAAGGATTAAAGCTTGGTCTGAGATAGGTGGAAAACCTATTCAATTTATTCATTTGGACCTTGCCTCTGAATATCAAAAGCTTTTAGATCTTTTGATAGAGGAAAAGCCTGATTCAATAATTCATTTTGCTGAACAGCGTGCTGCTCCATACTCAATGAAAAGTAGCGCAACCAAGAGATATACAGTTGATAACAATGTCAATGGCACCCATAATCTCCTAGCCGCAATTGTTGAATCTCAATTAGATGTTCACATTGTTCACCTTGGGACAATGGGTGTTTATGGCTATGGGTCCCATAGAGGCGCAACCATTCCTGAAGGTTACTTAAAAGTCGAAGTACCCCAACCAGATGGCAGTCGCTTTGAAGAAGAAATCCTTCATCCAGCCAGTCCTGGAAGCGTTTATCACATGACAAAAACGCTTGATCAATTGCTATTCCTTTACTACAACAAAAATGACCAGATCAGAATCACTGATCTTCATCAAGGAATTGTGTGGGGAACAAATACTGATGTCACAAGCCGTGACCCAAGACTGACTAATCGTTTTGACTATGACGGTGATTATGGAACAGTTTTAAATCGATTTTTAATGCAAGCGGCCATTGGATATCCATTAACAGTCCATGGCACTGGTGGGCAAACAAGAGCTTTTATCCATATTCAAGATTCAGTAAAATGTGTTCAGCTGGCACTGGAGAACCCTCCTGAAAAAGGAGAAAGGGTGAAAATTTTCAACCAAATGACGGAAAGTCATCAAGTCGGGGAATTAGCAAAAAAAGTAGCCTCTCTGACTGGAGCAAAAATTAATTATCTTCCAAACCCAAGAAACGAAGCGGTCGAAAATGATTTAATAGTTGATAATAGATGTTTTATTGAGCTTGGATTAGATCCCACAACTCTTGATAATGGACTTTTAGAAGAAGTTGTTAATGTCGCGAAAAAATTCTCCAATAGGTGCGATTTAAAACGAATACCTTGTGTATCTGCATGGACATCAACCCAAGCGAAAGCAATCAAAAAATCCTAA
- the gcvH gene encoding glycine cleavage system protein GcvH, with product MAFSFPDHFRFADSHEYAFADDGLVRIGISEFAVDQLGDIVFVDLPDEGTSIAKGESFGSVESVKAVEDMYAPVSGEIVHRNNSVLASPEELQNDPHGEGWLLIIRPDNPDQLQDLMDSGTYAKKIVS from the coding sequence ATGGCTTTTTCCTTCCCAGATCATTTTCGTTTTGCTGACAGTCATGAATATGCTTTTGCTGATGATGGATTAGTTCGAATTGGCATCAGTGAATTTGCGGTTGATCAGTTAGGAGATATCGTTTTTGTTGATCTACCAGATGAAGGGACTTCAATAGCTAAAGGAGAAAGTTTTGGCTCAGTGGAATCAGTAAAGGCTGTAGAAGATATGTATGCACCAGTTAGTGGAGAAATTGTCCATAGAAACAATTCTGTTTTAGCTAGCCCAGAGGAACTTCAAAATGATCCGCATGGTGAAGGATGGTTATTAATAATTCGTCCTGATAATCCTGATCAATTACAAGATCTTATGGATTCTGGGACTTATGCAAAGAAAATTGTTTCATAA
- the rplT gene encoding 50S ribosomal protein L20 — protein sequence MARVKRGNVARKRRNKILRLARGFRGGNGTLFRTANQRVMKALCNAYRDRRRRKRDFRRLWIARINAAARLNGLSYSKLMGSLKKSDVRINRKMLAQLAVTDPKTFTNIAVNSKN from the coding sequence ATGGCACGTGTTAAAAGAGGTAATGTTGCTAGAAAACGTAGAAACAAAATCCTTCGTCTAGCCAGAGGATTTAGAGGAGGCAATGGGACTCTTTTCCGGACTGCAAATCAAAGAGTAATGAAAGCTCTGTGTAACGCTTACAGAGACAGAAGAAGAAGAAAACGTGATTTCAGAAGACTATGGATCGCAAGAATCAATGCAGCAGCAAGATTAAATGGATTAAGCTATAGCAAGTTAATGGGTAGCTTAAAAAAATCAGACGTAAGAATCAACAGAAAAATGCTGGCTCAATTAGCAGTTACAGATCCTAAAACATTCACAAATATTGCAGTTAATTCAAAAAATTAA
- a CDS encoding tetratricopeptide repeat protein, which translates to MIVNLPQTYLVGLCLLLVIIAILVGRQLYKVRKDEMKLIKLEKEDSNTKEDSAKMYELASVQLKKRLYPQATSTLKQALKKLDGEPEEAKALIENALGFALAAQNDFKSAVIHYKKALIAKSEYPVALNNLGFAYQRLLKEDEAYKNYQEVLKLDPNNKTAISQIKRLERIIGKDKDQLLNKKGF; encoded by the coding sequence ATGATAGTTAATCTTCCTCAAACTTATTTAGTAGGGCTGTGTTTGCTTTTAGTAATTATTGCTATTTTAGTAGGAAGACAGCTATATAAAGTAAGAAAAGATGAAATGAAGCTAATAAAATTAGAGAAAGAAGATTCAAATACAAAAGAAGATTCAGCTAAAATGTATGAATTAGCATCTGTTCAATTAAAGAAAAGATTATATCCACAAGCTACCTCAACTTTAAAACAAGCCTTAAAGAAACTTGATGGAGAACCAGAAGAAGCTAAAGCACTTATAGAAAATGCATTAGGCTTTGCACTAGCTGCTCAAAATGACTTTAAATCAGCAGTGATTCATTACAAAAAAGCATTAATAGCAAAATCTGAATATCCAGTTGCACTGAATAATCTTGGGTTTGCTTATCAACGTTTACTCAAAGAAGATGAAGCTTACAAAAATTATCAAGAGGTTTTAAAGCTAGATCCTAATAACAAAACTGCGATCTCGCAAATCAAAAGACTTGAACGTATAATCGGAAAAGATAAAGATCAATTATTGAATAAAAAAGGCTTCTAA
- a CDS encoding thiazole synthase: MQKTNQFLKIGNKEFKSRLLVGTGKYSSLEVMQKSLVNTKCEIVTVAVRRIQGLEHGHKGLMQSIDWKNIWMLPNTAGCSNAEEAIRIARLGRELAKLAGQENNNFVKLEVIPDKKYLLPDPIGTLKAAEQLVKEGFTVLPYINSDPLIAKQLEEIGCATVMPLGSPIGSAQGIRNEANIAIIIEESQIPVIIDAGIGVPSEAAQALEMGADGVLINSAIALAENPILMAQAFSKATEAGRDAFLSGRLQENPFAHPSSPVDGVISNN, encoded by the coding sequence ATGCAAAAAACAAATCAATTTCTCAAAATTGGAAATAAAGAATTCAAAAGTCGGCTTCTTGTTGGAACTGGTAAATACTCATCCCTAGAAGTAATGCAAAAAAGCCTAGTAAATACAAAATGTGAAATAGTTACTGTGGCAGTTAGAAGAATTCAAGGCCTTGAGCATGGACATAAAGGATTAATGCAATCAATAGACTGGAAAAATATATGGATGCTACCGAACACTGCAGGATGCTCAAATGCTGAAGAAGCTATTCGAATCGCAAGACTTGGAAGAGAATTGGCAAAGTTAGCAGGTCAAGAAAATAATAATTTTGTCAAATTAGAGGTTATTCCTGACAAAAAATATTTATTACCCGACCCAATTGGAACTTTAAAAGCAGCCGAGCAACTCGTTAAAGAAGGATTTACTGTTCTTCCATATATAAATTCTGATCCATTAATTGCGAAACAACTTGAAGAAATTGGATGTGCAACTGTTATGCCTCTTGGTTCCCCCATTGGATCTGCTCAAGGCATAAGAAATGAAGCAAACATTGCCATAATTATAGAAGAATCTCAAATCCCAGTAATTATTGATGCAGGTATTGGAGTTCCTAGTGAAGCAGCTCAAGCATTAGAAATGGGTGCTGATGGGGTTCTAATAAATAGTGCTATTGCTTTAGCTGAAAACCCAATTTTGATGGCTCAAGCCTTCTCGAAGGCAACTGAGGCTGGTAGAGATGCTTTTTTATCCGGAAGACTACAAGAGAACCCATTTGCCCATCCGAGCTCTCCAGTAGATGGAGTTATTTCAAATAATTAG
- a CDS encoding high light inducible protein: MTVTKESQGRLNVFADEPRIEILTKESSGNKGSWLFTLAGVILVIGLISYSLTIK, from the coding sequence ATGACAGTCACTAAAGAAAGTCAAGGCAGGCTTAACGTTTTTGCAGACGAACCAAGAATTGAAATACTTACAAAAGAAAGCAGTGGCAACAAAGGTTCTTGGCTTTTTACCCTTGCTGGAGTTATCCTTGTAATTGGGCTTATCTCATATTCTTTAACAATCAAGTGA
- a CDS encoding SpoIID/LytB domain-containing protein produces MIKSYLQAQKSFFVWGLLLLIGVHYSNEESIANHRKVKFFKTHQEPPKTPFISTEKNVLLVGIKPYLGKEIINDQNSPSLKLVSNGKNLILKDAEGIIRRAKEINIGWRAKQLLDPKVFVRHKIGPFASFESAERLADDLKDQGIDSTIAHPFDWEVWVSGAKDIPPFIKSTYQKIKVSKTVLPYLDGNDGKIALTGPISLHAPDGLRWEKGIYSGPFSIQADAYGSWTLVEHVPIERYLNGVVPYEIGASSPEAALAAQAVLARTWALANSHRFKVDGYNLCSDTQCQVYKDPSNANQKIKTAIKKTAGKILTWNKKPINTVYHATNGGVMASVDEAWSINEVPYLKMRLDGPKQWSRRVDLPLSNEKYLKSFLFSKSEAFGSDHPLFRWERTIDSSQVSKQLNQAKKVSSSFYPHKIQVVRRGSSGRVTLLKIDGKTGSGILLKLDDIRRVLRQLPSTLFVVKEIKEGKWLFSGGGFGHGAGMSQSGAIELAKNGWTTKQILSHYYPKTKYGFLP; encoded by the coding sequence GTGATTAAAAGTTATTTACAAGCTCAAAAGAGTTTTTTTGTTTGGGGTTTGCTGCTCTTGATTGGTGTGCATTATTCAAATGAAGAAAGTATTGCGAATCATCGCAAAGTTAAATTTTTTAAAACTCATCAAGAACCTCCTAAGACGCCTTTCATTAGTACGGAAAAAAATGTTCTGCTTGTTGGCATAAAGCCATACTTAGGAAAGGAAATCATTAATGATCAAAATTCGCCATCTTTGAAGCTTGTAAGTAACGGAAAAAACTTGATTCTGAAAGATGCTGAGGGAATCATTAGAAGGGCTAAAGAAATTAATATTGGTTGGCGAGCAAAACAATTATTAGATCCAAAAGTATTTGTTCGCCACAAAATTGGCCCTTTTGCAAGTTTCGAATCTGCTGAAAGATTGGCAGATGATTTAAAAGATCAAGGTATTGATTCAACTATTGCTCATCCGTTTGATTGGGAGGTTTGGGTGTCAGGCGCCAAAGATATTCCTCCATTCATCAAGTCGACTTATCAAAAAATAAAAGTTTCAAAGACTGTTTTACCTTATTTAGATGGAAATGATGGAAAGATTGCTCTCACAGGTCCTATCTCTTTACATGCCCCCGATGGCCTGCGCTGGGAGAAGGGAATATACTCGGGTCCATTTTCGATCCAGGCAGACGCATATGGCAGTTGGACTTTAGTTGAGCATGTTCCTATTGAAAGGTATTTAAACGGAGTAGTTCCTTACGAAATTGGCGCTAGTTCACCTGAAGCAGCACTTGCAGCTCAGGCCGTATTAGCTAGAACATGGGCTTTGGCTAATAGCCATAGATTCAAAGTTGATGGATACAATCTTTGCAGTGATACCCAATGTCAGGTTTATAAGGATCCATCTAATGCCAATCAAAAAATTAAAACTGCTATAAAAAAAACTGCTGGAAAAATTCTCACTTGGAATAAAAAGCCAATAAACACTGTTTATCACGCTACAAATGGTGGGGTAATGGCCTCGGTCGATGAAGCATGGTCAATCAATGAAGTTCCTTATTTAAAAATGCGTTTGGATGGCCCAAAACAGTGGTCCCGTCGGGTTGATTTACCTCTATCGAATGAAAAATATTTGAAATCTTTTTTATTTTCTAAGTCGGAGGCTTTTGGTTCTGATCATCCACTTTTTAGATGGGAAAGAACAATAGATTCCTCGCAGGTATCTAAACAGCTCAATCAGGCTAAAAAAGTTAGTAGTTCTTTCTATCCACATAAAATTCAGGTTGTAAGGAGAGGAAGTAGTGGGAGAGTCACTTTGTTGAAAATTGACGGAAAGACTGGCTCAGGAATTTTGCTTAAACTTGATGACATTCGACGTGTTCTTAGACAATTACCAAGCACATTATTTGTTGTTAAAGAAATTAAAGAAGGTAAATGGCTTTTTTCTGGTGGAGGTTTTGGCCATGGAGCAGGAATGTCTCAGTCTGGGGCTATAGAGTTAGCAAAAAATGGATGGACTACCAAACAAATTCTTTCTCATTATTATCCGAAAACTAAATATGGATTTTTGCCTTAG